GAGTCCCCGACCACGCTGACGTTGGAGACCCCGTGTTGCGCGATTTGCGTGGAGATGAGCCCGGCCATCGCCGGTACTACCGTCCCGGCAGTGCCTCCTTCCTGCACCAACGGGTAAATCGGCACTTGCACGGTCGCGCCGGTCTGGTAAGCCGTCACCGAGTAGTTGAGCCAGTGGAAGATTGACGGCGGCAGGATAAACGCGCCGCCGTGAATGGCAACCACGTATTCGCCGGTTGGATGAGCCGGCGTGATCTGCACGACGCTCATCCCGTCATAGGTGGTGTACTGGACCGTCTGTCCCAGCAGCGAGTTCAGCAACGGCGGTGGGGAGTTGCCAAGAAACCACGACAGCGGCGGTATGTCGCTGGCAATGAGCGCTAAAAGTGGATTGTTTGGGATTGCAAAGTGAGTTTCGAGCGCAGACAAACTCAGCAGGGGTTTCACCGGCCACAGCGAAGCGATGTCGAATCCGGCAGCCCCTGACGGCGTGCCGGTGAAGATCCCTGCCTGCGCCGCCGCGAAAGGCGGAACCTGCGTGAATCCGGCGGCCAGCGCCGTGGGGGCCCGCTGAATTTCCTGGTGAATCGTGGCAAAACCGTTCCCGATACCGCTGGCGAATTCACTCTGCAACAGCGAAGCGTTGGCCAGCTCGGCGGCGGCATACCCCTTGGCCGCGCCTGTCAATGCCTGCACAAACCGCTCATGAAACACCGCAAGCTGTGCGCTAAGAGCTTGATAGTCCTGACCATGGCCGGAAAACAAAGCCGCGATCGCGGCTGACACCTCGTCCTCGGCAGCGGCTAATACCGTCGTGGTGGCACCCGCGACACCCTGGCTCGCCGTCGCGACCACCGAACCAATCGAAGCCACGTCTGTGGCCGCGGCGGACATCACCTCCGGCAACGCAACAACATAAGACACCACGCCGCTCCCGCCACCTCACGGCAACTTCCCCAGTTGCCCAGCCACTACCGATCGCCGAGTAGCCGGAGCTTATGCCCACGCCGAGTAGTCACGTGCCAGTTTGCGCGAATTCCCAAAGTTAGACCGGCAAACGTGACGGCACCGATCCGTGTGGTGCAGCCGCCGGGAATCGAACACTCTCCGACGCAAAACGACCTGCGATTACGCGCGGGGCGTTGATGGCGTCAAGAAGGAATGAGGCGGCGAACGCGGGCGTTGGGGTGCCGCTATGCGTTGAACAATTGCTATACGATTGTGCAACATCAGCTATCGTCGTACTCATGACCGCGACCATCGGCTTCCGACCTACTGAAAAAGACGAGCAGATCATCAACGCCGCAATGCGCAGCGGCGAGCGCAAGAGCGACGTCATCCGGCGGGCACTGCAGCTGCTCGAACGGGAAGTGTGGATCAAGCAAGCTCGCACCGACGCTGAGCGACTTCGAGACGAGGATGTCTCCACTGAACCGGACGCGTGGTGATTCGGGGAGCGGTCTACAGGGTCGACTTCGGCGATGCGAAGCGAGGCCACGAGCAACGCGGGCGGCGCTACGCCGTGGTCATCAGCCCCGGCTCGATGCCGTGGAGTGTAGTAACCGTGGTGCCGACGTCGACAAGCGCCCAACCTGCGGTTTTCCGACCAGAGCTGGAAGTCATGGGAACAAAGACACGGTTCCTGGTGGATCAGATCCGGACGATCGGCATCGTCTATGTGCACGGCGATCCGGTCGACTATCTGGACCGTGACCAAATGGCCAAGGTGGAACACGCCGTGGCACGATACCTTGGTCTGTGATGGCCGTCGCATCTGCAAATGGGCCACCGACCTGGCCCTTCGGTGGAGCTGCCGGGAATCGAACCCGGGTCCTACGGCATTCCCTCAAGGCTTCTCCGTGCGCAGTTCGCTATGCCTCTGCTCGGATCTCCCGGTCACGCGAACTAGCCGAGATGACGATCCCAGTCGCTGTGGTTGTCCCGAGGAGTCCCGCGACCGGACTCATCGGTGGATCCCTCTAGCTGATGCCAGGGTCCGGGCCGAGGGCGTTCCCGGTCTGACAGACTAGCCGTCGCTTAGGCAGCGAGAGCGTAGTCGCGCTGATGTGAATCGGCGCTTATTTGGTCGCAACGACGCTTACGGTGGTCTCTTGCCTGCACCGGCACGCTTCCCTTGATTCGATGCGCGAAGTCGAAACCGTTCAGCCCCTCGCATCCCTGCCGACCTTCGGCAGGACCATCAATCCTACGCCGCTCTCAACAACCGGCAACGCCATTAACTTCCCGGTCAGATCACGAAGTTCAGGCGCTCGAGGATGTGACCGGCCAGCTCCTTGTCGCCGCCGAGTTCCACATCCTGGCTGCGCGCCGGGCTCATCGGGCGCCCGCCGGCGAGCCTGGTGAACTGCAGTCCGTCCAGGCGGATCGTCGCCGTCGGCGCCGGCCCACCGAAGTCGTCGACCACCCGCGCTCGACCGTCCACGGAAACGCGGATGCTGCGAGACAGCGGGCCGGTCAGCTCCAACAGCACGCGGGAGCCGTCGGGCGCTTTGGCCAGCTTGCCGACGACGAACCCCATGGTGGCCGCTATCTCATCGAGGACCAGCGGTGACGCCGGCCCGCCGAGTTCGTCGTCGGACGACGGGCGCTGCACCGCCGCGCGGATGTCCTGTTCGTGCATCCAGCAGTCGAAGATGCGTATCCGCATGAACCGCCCGTAGCTGTCGGGGCCCGAGGGGGTGGTCGTCGGCGCATTCCATTCGTCATCGGAAAGGCTCGCTAAGACCTTGCGGCGCTGGCTAGTCACTGCGCGAAACCGCTCCAGCAAGCCCACACCCGATTCTGTGCCCAGATGACGCACCCAGCACTCGTTCATCACGCCGATGGGGTTGCGGACATGCGCAAGCGCAGAGACGTCTGTGTCTGGTTCTGGTGCGGCGATGCCGAGCAGAAATGACTCGGTGCCGATGATGTGCGACACCACGGCCTTGACGTCCCAACCGGGCAGCGGACTCGTTGCCTGCCAGTCCGTCTCGAGCAGTCCATCGAGCAGCGCATCCAGGGAGTGCCAAACGGCGAACAGCCCGGCCAGCACGTCGGACTTGTCCAGTGTGGTAAGGGGACGGCCCGGTGTGGTCACAAAGTGATGCTAAACCTCACATTGCCCAGTTCTCGATCAGGTCATGCCCTTAGCGCGCCGACCCAACTCGCGGAGCACTTCACGCTGGGCATCACGACGGGCCATGTCCTGGCGTTTGTCGCGGGCTTGCTTGCCTCGGGCCAGCGCAAGCTCAACCTTGACCTTGCCTTCGGCGAAATACAGCGACAACGGCACCAGGGCGAAGTTGCCTTCGCGGATCTTGCCGACCAAGGTGTCGATCTGGCGGCGATGCAACAGCAGTTTGCGGTTGCGTCGCGGCTCGTGGTTGGTCCAGCTGCCGTGCCGGTATTCCGGGATGTGCGCGTTGCGCAGCCACACTTCGCCGTCGTCGATGGTGGCGAACGAATCGGCCAGCGACGCCTGCCCTTCCCGCAGGCTCTTCACCTCCGTGCCTTGCAGCGCAACCCCGGCCTCGAACACCTCGATGATCGAATAGTTGTGCCGGGCTTTGCGATTGCTGGCAACGATCTGCCGGCCGCCACGCGACGACTTGGACACAGCTATCGCCGCACGTAGAGGCGCAGCGTTAAGTAAGCCGTCAACCCCGACATCGCCACGCCCAACAGCAGCAGCCACGGCGTGATGAAGAGGATGTCCGCATAGTCAACCTTGGCAATGAGATTGGCTTGATAAAACTGGTTGAGCGCATTCTCCAGGAACAAAGCCCGCACCACCATCAAGCCCGCTACGGCGATGCCGACACCCATCGTCGCGGCCAGCATCGCCTCCACTAGGAACGGCAGCTGGGTGTACCAGCGGCTGGCACCGACCAAGCGCATGATGCCGATTTCGGTGCGCCGCGTATAGGCAGCCACTTGGACCATGTTGGCGATCAACAGAATCGCCCCGATGGCCTGAACCAGCGCGACCGCGAACGCGGCATTGCTCAAACCATCAAGGACCGCGAACAGCCGGTCAATCAGCTCCTTTTGATTCAGCACGTCCAAGACGCCGGGCTGCCCCTTCATAGCGGTGTCAAAGTCCTTGTGCTGCTCGGGGTTCTCCAGCTTGACAATGAACGACGCCGGGAACGAATCCTTGCCCGCCACGTCCTTGAACTGGGGAAACTTGCGGATGGCATCGTCATAGGCCTGCTGGCGGTTAAGGAAACGCACCGCTTTGACGTCGGATCGCGTTTCGATCTTCTCCCGTAACGCTTTGCACGCAGTGGTATCGCAGGACGAGTCGTTGGCGGAAACGTCTTCGGTGAGAAAGACCTGAGATTCCACCCGGTCGAGATAGATGGCCCGGGAGCTGTCGGCCAACCGGACCACCAACATACCGCCGCCGAACAATCCGACCGAGATCGCGGTCGTCAGGATCATCGCGATCGTCATGGTGACATTGCGACGAAAGCCGGTCAGGACCTCATTTAGCAGGAAACCGAAACGCACTTAGCGATCCATCCCGTAGACGCCACGCTGTTCGTCGCGTACCAGCCTGCCCAGGGACAACTCAACCACCCGTTGGCGCATCGAGTCGACGATGTGGTGGTCGTGCGTGGCC
Above is a window of Mycobacterium tuberculosis H37Rv DNA encoding:
- a CDS encoding hypothetical protein (This region is a possible MT-complex-specific genomic island (See Becq et al., 2007 PMID:17545187).), with the protein product MASLRIAEVDPVDRSPNHHASGSVETSSSRSRSASVRACLIHTSRSSSCSARRMTSLLRSPLRIAALMICSSFSVGRKPMVAVMSTTIADVAQSYSNCSTHSGTPTPAFAASFLLDAINAPRVIAGRFASESVRFPAAAPHGSVPSRLPV
- the lipY gene encoding triacylglycerol lipase Lip (PE-PGRS family protein Y (esterase/lipase) (triglyceride lipase) (tributyrase) This region is a possible MT-complex-specific genomic island (See Becq et al., 2007 PMID:17545187).) — protein: MVSYVVALPEVMSAAATDVASIGSVVATASQGVAGATTTVLAAAEDEVSAAIAALFSGHGQDYQALSAQLAVFHERFVQALTGAAKGYAAAELANASLLQSEFASGIGNGFATIHQEIQRAPTALAAGFTQVPPFAAAQAGIFTGTPSGAAGFDIASLWPVKPLLSLSALETHFAIPNNPLLALIASDIPPLSWFLGNSPPPLLNSLLGQTVQYTTYDGMSVVQITPAHPTGEYVVAIHGGAFILPPSIFHWLNYSVTAYQTGATVQVPIYPLVQEGGTAGTVVPAMAGLISTQIAQHGVSNVSVVGDSAGGNLALAAAQYMVSQGNPVPSSMVLLSPWLDVGTWQISQAWAGNLAVNDPLVSPLYGSLNGLPPTYVYSGSLDPLAQQAVVLEHTAVVQGAPFSFVLAPWQIHDWILLTPWGLLSWPQINQQLGIAA
- a CDS encoding PemK-like protein (PemK-like protein.), encoding MVIRGAVYRVDFGDAKRGHEQRGRRYAVVISPGSMPWSVVTVVPTSTSAQPAVFRPELEVMGTKTRFLVDQIRTIGIVYVHGDPVDYLDRDQMAKVEHAVARYLGL
- the ftsX gene encoding cell division protein FtsX — translated: MRFGFLLNEVLTGFRRNVTMTIAMILTTAISVGLFGGGMLVVRLADSSRAIYLDRVESQVFLTEDVSANDSSCDTTACKALREKIETRSDVKAVRFLNRQQAYDDAIRKFPQFKDVAGKDSFPASFIVKLENPEQHKDFDTAMKGQPGVLDVLNQKELIDRLFAVLDGLSNAAFAVALVQAIGAILLIANMVQVAAYTRRTEIGIMRLVGASRWYTQLPFLVEAMLAATMGVGIAVAGLMVVRALFLENALNQFYQANLIAKVDYADILFITPWLLLLGVAMSGLTAYLTLRLYVRR
- the smpB gene encoding SsrA-binding protein, which translates into the protein MSKSSRGGRQIVASNRKARHNYSIIEVFEAGVALQGTEVKSLREGQASLADSFATIDDGEVWLRNAHIPEYRHGSWTNHEPRRNRKLLLHRRQIDTLVGKIREGNFALVPLSLYFAEGKVKVELALARGKQARDKRQDMARRDAQREVLRELGRRAKGMT